The following are from one region of the Qipengyuania flava genome:
- a CDS encoding DUF1465 family protein — protein sequence MAAKNINEEIIEELYSEALVLADDARAAFDLSFNENQSNADDLTRVALSIEGLRTTTRVMHVLAWLLNQRAYFAGELSRQQLERCGTLPEERAADADNLQRLEPETRALIEETERLHARVARLDRDWRATGEEATPVASLQGRIAQAFAIG from the coding sequence ATGGCCGCTAAAAATATAAATGAAGAGATCATCGAAGAGCTCTATTCCGAAGCGCTTGTGCTTGCCGACGACGCACGCGCCGCTTTCGATCTGAGCTTCAACGAGAACCAGTCGAACGCCGATGACCTGACCCGCGTCGCCCTGTCGATCGAAGGCCTGCGAACCACGACGAGGGTCATGCATGTGCTGGCCTGGCTGCTCAACCAGCGCGCCTATTTCGCCGGCGAGCTGAGCCGACAGCAGCTGGAACGCTGCGGCACCCTGCCCGAAGAACGCGCGGCCGATGCCGACAACCTCCAGCGCCTGGAGCCCGAAACCCGCGCGCTGATCGAAGAGACCGAGCGCCTGCACGCGCGCGTCGCGCGGCTTGACCGGGACTGGCGCGCAACGGGCGAAGAAGCGACACCGGTCGCCTCGCTGCAGGGCCGCATTGCGCAGGCCTTTGCCATCGGCTGA
- a CDS encoding DUF4230 domain-containing protein encodes MADDLKTRDTAETTLEPDLRREQPLARVQALPWMIVILLIAAVAWLGWRAFFYQEEGDPVGSAMLAFEKQNSLTVFSSRFEVVAESVDTRGVLNIDLLESRQAAIIPASVEYRLDLSEMDRADFTWDPDGETLGVTLPQLQISRPNLDEGAQRVFTEGTYVSRDASADLARNNSQQAERKAAAFAKNPEILALARQAAKEAVRQNLAIPMQVAGYGDVEVDVRFADEP; translated from the coding sequence ATGGCAGACGATCTGAAGACCCGCGACACCGCTGAAACCACCCTAGAGCCTGATCTGCGCCGCGAGCAGCCGCTTGCCCGCGTGCAGGCTCTGCCGTGGATGATCGTGATCCTTCTGATCGCCGCCGTGGCCTGGCTCGGCTGGCGGGCGTTCTTCTACCAGGAAGAGGGCGATCCGGTCGGCAGCGCCATGCTCGCTTTCGAGAAGCAGAATTCGCTCACGGTCTTTTCCTCGCGCTTCGAGGTGGTGGCGGAAAGCGTCGACACGCGCGGCGTGCTCAACATCGACCTGCTCGAAAGCCGGCAGGCGGCGATCATCCCGGCGAGCGTGGAATACCGGCTCGACCTGTCGGAAATGGACCGGGCGGATTTCACCTGGGATCCCGATGGCGAAACGCTCGGGGTGACCCTCCCCCAGCTGCAGATTTCGCGCCCCAATCTCGACGAAGGCGCGCAGCGTGTCTTCACCGAAGGCACCTATGTCAGCCGCGATGCGAGCGCCGACCTTGCCCGCAACAATTCGCAGCAGGCCGAACGCAAGGCCGCCGCTTTCGCCAAGAACCCGGAAATCCTCGCGCTAGCCCGGCAAGCCGCCAAAGAGGCCGTCCGCCAGAACCTCGCCATACCGATGCAGGTCGCAGGCTATGGTGATGTGGAAGTCGACGTGCGTTTTGCGGACGAGCCTTAA
- the ptsP gene encoding phosphoenolpyruvate--protein phosphotransferase: MSAAASARQILTRLHEIMAGRTHAQHKLDRVVEIIADSLTSEVCSIYLLREGALELYATQGLNPEAVHVTRLAVGEGLTGTIAQNIETLNLAEAKAHPDFAYRPETGEDKFHSFAGVPIVYRERAVGVLCVQHVEPRRYEEVEIEALQTTAMVLSELIAHKELVDDEEEIDLEIAHVENDVLEGLTLVKGLAAGRAVFHQPRIEIDQVVAEDIEAERQRVYRAFDKMRDQIDAMGKEPEFGKGGEHVEVLETYKMFAYDEGWGRRINEAIDSGLTAEAAIERVQQRTRMRMREIDDPLLADRMHDLEDLSNRLLRIVSGQLGTAATQGLRRDTILFARNLGPAELLEYDRRRLKGVVLEEGSLTAHVVIVARAMGVPVLGRVSGLRTRVAEGDEVILDADKGTVTLRPNQPVLDAFETRFARTREKQATYAELRDVEPFTRDGTRITVMMNAGLRDDMSALAMSGADGVGLFRTEFQFLVSSTLPQRERQMRLYRDVLDAAGDKKVVFRTVDIGGDKAVPYLDHAPEDRDENPAMGWRALRLSLEREGLLKAQARALLEAAAGRSLSVMFPMVSEPWEFDAGKQVFEDQLDFLRKRRKLVPESIEYGCMLEVPALADVLDLLAPKIAFLSVGTNDLTQFLFAADRANPKLAERYDWLSPAILRFLARVSKSLVGQDVRLGVCGEMGGRRLEALALLGIGYRRLSITPAAVGPIKELVRKVDLNELSDQMALWLASPPHDMRAALQQWAEERDIETD, encoded by the coding sequence ATGTCAGCTGCTGCTTCTGCTCGCCAAATTCTTACCCGCCTGCACGAAATCATGGCCGGGCGTACCCACGCCCAGCACAAGCTCGACCGCGTGGTCGAGATTATCGCCGATAGCCTGACGAGCGAGGTCTGCTCGATCTACCTGCTGCGCGAAGGGGCGCTGGAGCTTTACGCGACCCAGGGTCTCAACCCCGAAGCGGTCCACGTAACGCGGCTTGCGGTCGGCGAGGGCCTCACCGGCACCATTGCCCAGAACATCGAGACGCTGAACCTGGCAGAAGCCAAGGCGCATCCGGACTTCGCCTATCGCCCGGAAACGGGGGAGGACAAGTTCCACTCCTTCGCCGGCGTCCCGATAGTCTACCGCGAGCGTGCGGTGGGCGTGCTGTGCGTGCAGCATGTCGAACCACGGCGCTACGAGGAAGTCGAGATCGAGGCGCTGCAGACCACCGCCATGGTCCTGTCCGAACTGATCGCCCACAAGGAACTGGTCGACGACGAGGAGGAAATCGACCTCGAGATTGCCCATGTCGAGAACGACGTTCTCGAAGGGCTGACGCTGGTCAAAGGCCTTGCTGCGGGTCGGGCCGTGTTCCACCAGCCGCGCATCGAGATCGACCAGGTGGTGGCCGAAGACATCGAAGCCGAACGCCAGCGCGTCTACCGCGCGTTCGACAAGATGCGCGACCAGATCGACGCGATGGGCAAAGAGCCCGAATTCGGGAAGGGCGGCGAGCATGTCGAGGTGCTCGAGACCTACAAGATGTTCGCCTACGATGAAGGTTGGGGACGGCGCATCAACGAGGCGATCGACAGCGGGCTGACCGCGGAGGCTGCGATCGAGCGGGTCCAGCAGCGCACGCGCATGCGCATGCGCGAAATCGACGATCCGCTGCTGGCCGACCGCATGCACGACCTGGAGGATCTCTCCAACCGCCTGCTGCGGATCGTGTCCGGCCAGCTGGGCACCGCTGCAACCCAGGGGCTTCGCCGCGACACGATCCTGTTCGCGCGCAACCTCGGCCCGGCCGAACTGCTCGAATACGACCGCCGCCGCCTCAAAGGCGTGGTGCTGGAAGAAGGCTCGCTCACCGCCCATGTGGTGATCGTGGCACGGGCCATGGGCGTTCCCGTGCTTGGCCGGGTTTCCGGCCTTCGCACGCGGGTCGCGGAGGGCGACGAGGTTATCCTCGATGCCGACAAGGGCACGGTGACCCTGCGGCCCAACCAGCCGGTGCTCGACGCGTTCGAAACCCGCTTTGCCCGCACTCGCGAAAAGCAGGCGACCTATGCCGAGCTGCGGGATGTCGAGCCCTTCACCCGTGACGGCACGCGCATCACCGTGATGATGAACGCGGGGTTGCGCGATGATATGAGCGCGCTGGCCATGAGCGGGGCGGACGGCGTTGGCCTGTTCCGCACCGAGTTCCAGTTCCTTGTGTCCTCGACCCTGCCGCAGCGCGAGCGTCAGATGCGCCTCTATCGCGATGTTCTCGATGCGGCGGGCGACAAGAAAGTCGTTTTTCGCACGGTCGATATCGGCGGGGACAAGGCGGTGCCCTATCTCGACCACGCGCCGGAGGATCGCGACGAAAACCCGGCCATGGGCTGGCGCGCCCTGCGCCTCTCGCTCGAACGCGAAGGCCTGCTGAAAGCGCAGGCACGTGCACTGCTTGAAGCGGCCGCCGGTCGGTCACTTTCGGTCATGTTCCCCATGGTCAGCGAACCCTGGGAATTCGACGCCGGCAAGCAGGTCTTCGAAGACCAGCTCGACTTCCTGCGCAAGCGCCGCAAGCTGGTGCCCGAGAGCATCGAGTACGGCTGCATGCTCGAAGTGCCCGCGCTGGCCGATGTGCTCGACCTGCTCGCGCCCAAGATCGCCTTCCTATCGGTGGGGACCAACGACCTCACTCAGTTCCTGTTCGCTGCGGACCGGGCCAATCCCAAGCTTGCCGAACGCTACGACTGGCTGAGCCCTGCGATCCTGCGGTTCCTGGCGCGCGTGTCGAAATCGCTTGTGGGGCAGGATGTCCGCCTTGGCGTGTGCGGCGAAATGGGCGGGCGCCGGCTCGAGGCGCTGGCGCTGCTCGGCATTGGCTATCGCCGGCTGTCGATTACGCCGGCAGCGGTCGGGCCGATCAAGGAACTGGTCCGCAAGGTCGATCTCAACGAGCTTTCCGACCAAATGGCGCTCTGGCTTGCCTCGCCCCCGCATGATATGCGTGCTGCATTGCAGCAATGGGCGGAAGAGCGCGACATCGAAACCGACTGA
- a CDS encoding YdcH family protein, with amino-acid sequence MNEQELRKRLALLRSEHRDLDVAIAALIEAGEQRGFVDQLQLARLKKRKLALKDRIAIIEDTLLPDIIA; translated from the coding sequence GTGAACGAACAGGAACTGCGCAAGAGGCTGGCACTGCTCCGCAGCGAACACCGCGATCTCGATGTCGCGATTGCCGCGCTGATCGAGGCGGGCGAACAGCGCGGCTTCGTCGACCAGCTTCAGCTGGCGCGGCTGAAGAAGCGCAAGCTGGCGTTGAAGGACCGGATCGCGATCATCGAAGACACGCTCCTTCCCGATATAATCGCTTGA
- the nadA gene encoding quinolinate synthase NadA: MTAQTDLPTGQDLLAEIDRLRKEKNAIILAHYYQTPDIQDIADFVGDSLELSRKAAETDADVIVFCGVKFMADTAKILSPEKIVVLPDMDAGCSLEDSCPPEKFKAFREKHPDHIALTYINCSTEVKALSDVIVTSSSAETIISQIPEDQKIIFGPDRHLGGYMSRKFGREMLLWPGVCIVHEAFSETELLKLKAQHPDAPIAAHPECPPTIVDHADYVGSTSGILQFAKTFEGDTLIVATEPHIIHQMEKALPEKTFIGAPGADGNCSCNICPYMALNTMEKMYACLRDLEPRIEIEEGLRLKAKQSLDKMLEMASGTIGKGDLGKV; the protein is encoded by the coding sequence ATGACCGCCCAGACCGACCTTCCGACCGGCCAGGATTTGCTCGCCGAGATCGATCGCCTCCGCAAGGAGAAGAACGCGATCATCCTCGCGCATTACTACCAGACGCCCGACATCCAGGACATCGCCGACTTCGTGGGCGACAGCCTCGAGCTGAGCCGCAAGGCAGCCGAAACCGACGCAGACGTAATTGTGTTCTGCGGCGTGAAGTTCATGGCCGATACCGCCAAGATCCTTAGCCCTGAGAAGATTGTCGTCCTGCCCGACATGGACGCTGGCTGCAGCCTCGAAGACAGCTGCCCACCCGAGAAGTTCAAGGCTTTCCGCGAAAAGCACCCCGACCACATCGCGCTGACCTACATCAACTGCTCGACCGAGGTTAAGGCGCTCTCCGACGTGATCGTAACCAGCTCCTCGGCCGAGACGATCATCAGCCAGATCCCCGAAGACCAGAAGATCATCTTCGGCCCCGACCGGCACCTTGGTGGCTACATGAGCCGCAAGTTCGGCCGCGAGATGCTGCTGTGGCCGGGCGTGTGCATCGTGCACGAGGCTTTCAGCGAGACCGAGCTGCTGAAACTGAAGGCCCAGCATCCCGATGCGCCGATCGCCGCCCACCCGGAATGCCCGCCGACCATCGTCGACCACGCGGACTACGTGGGCTCGACCAGCGGCATCCTGCAGTTCGCCAAGACCTTCGAAGGCGACACGCTGATCGTCGCCACCGAACCCCACATCATCCACCAGATGGAAAAGGCGCTGCCCGAAAAGACCTTCATCGGCGCGCCGGGTGCGGACGGGAACTGCAGCTGCAACATCTGCCCCTACATGGCGTTGAACACCATGGAGAAGATGTACGCCTGCCTGCGCGACCTCGAACCGCGTATCGAGATCGAGGAAGGCCTGCGCCTGAAGGCCAAGCAGAGCCTCGACAAGATGCTCGAAATGGCCAGCGGCACGATCGGCAAGGGCGATCTGGGCAAGGTCTGA
- a CDS encoding DUF465 domain-containing protein, giving the protein MQSSHVDALKAKHAGLEARLHEEQLRPAPDISMIQQIKKQKLKIKEELASC; this is encoded by the coding sequence ATGCAATCATCCCATGTCGACGCGCTCAAAGCCAAGCACGCCGGTCTCGAGGCCCGCCTGCACGAGGAGCAACTCCGACCGGCGCCCGACATTTCGATGATCCAGCAAATCAAGAAGCAGAAGCTCAAGATCAAGGAAGAGCTCGCTTCCTGCTGA
- a CDS encoding MBL fold metallo-hydrolase, translating into MAGPPPKPWPTGKAMQLEPLVRRVLAPNPSPYTFTGTQSYIVGLGDGCAVIDPGPDDEAHLLALDAAIGEEHVCAIMCTHTHRDHSPAAKTLAARTGAPVVGCAPLVIESDLPRADESFDSTYAPDRVLEDGEQMTGPGWTLTAVATPGHVSNHLCFALEESGALFTGDHVMGWSTSVVIPPDGDMADYMKSLDKLYAREDTVFYPAHGEPVDKPRQLVRGMIGHRRQRENQIVRHLGEGPHAASDFVPKLYKGLDPKLHKAAEMSVTAHLIDLEQRGLVARSGDVWQTI; encoded by the coding sequence ATGGCTGGACCTCCTCCCAAACCGTGGCCGACCGGCAAGGCAATGCAGCTCGAGCCGCTTGTTCGCCGGGTGCTCGCCCCGAACCCTTCGCCCTACACCTTCACCGGGACGCAGAGCTACATCGTCGGACTGGGCGATGGCTGCGCAGTGATCGATCCCGGCCCGGACGACGAGGCGCATCTCCTGGCGCTCGATGCGGCCATCGGCGAAGAGCATGTCTGCGCCATCATGTGCACGCACACCCACCGCGACCATTCGCCCGCCGCCAAGACGCTGGCCGCGCGCACCGGCGCGCCGGTTGTCGGCTGCGCACCCCTGGTGATCGAGAGCGACCTGCCGCGCGCCGATGAATCCTTCGACAGCACATACGCGCCCGACCGCGTGCTCGAGGACGGTGAGCAGATGACCGGCCCGGGCTGGACGCTGACCGCGGTCGCAACGCCCGGCCACGTGTCGAACCACCTTTGCTTTGCGCTGGAAGAAAGCGGCGCGCTGTTTACCGGCGACCACGTCATGGGCTGGTCGACCAGCGTCGTGATCCCGCCCGACGGCGACATGGCCGATTACATGAAGAGCCTCGACAAGCTCTACGCGCGTGAAGACACCGTCTTTTACCCCGCCCACGGCGAGCCGGTGGACAAACCGCGCCAGCTGGTGCGCGGGATGATCGGCCACCGCCGACAGCGCGAAAACCAGATCGTGCGGCATCTCGGCGAAGGGCCCCATGCGGCCAGCGATTTCGTGCCCAAGTTGTACAAGGGGCTCGATCCCAAGCTGCACAAGGCGGCCGAGATGTCGGTGACCGCACATCTCATCGATCTGGAACAGCGCGGCCTCGTCGCCCGTTCAGGCGATGTATGGCAGACGATCTGA
- a CDS encoding prolyl oligopeptidase family serine peptidase: MVARFALAASLAFAAAPLEAQETDADDPYIWLEEIQGEDALAKVREWNADTEAVLAAQPEYPVAKAWAKQILEDTRQIAMPSAIMGDQVTNLWRDADNPRGLWRIASLESYQADAPEWRTLIDVDQLGEDEGVSWVWHGANCLAPEYTRCLVSLSPGGTDADVVREFDMTTGGFVEGGFTLPEAKSNVAWYDADTLFVGTDEGEGSLTDSGYPRLVKLWQRGTQFSEARLIAEGEQADISMSGFSILDGETRWRFVRRGPTFWTSEYSLVAEDGSLISLPLPSDAGFEAVLDGHVIAKMNSLQVSSAGWSAPVGALVAWSLEDIAAGRSAAPTVIFEPSETQAVEDVAASETKLWVTVLDDVSGKLIELTPSAEGWTQRAMELPANSTIQIAETSGKGDTAFVTVENMLTPPTLYAVPSEGEAVAVASEPAQFDASKFAVEQEFAISKDGTRVPYYLVRPKDAEGPLPTLIHAYGGFRAAQTPKYLTAEPYRSGPLGLFWVESGNAYVLANIRGGGEYGPRWHEDALREKRQNSFDDFHAVADDLVANRLATPGRIAASGRSNGGVLVGAVANQRPDLYGAIISGSPLIDMRRYNKLLAGASWMAEYGNPDVAEDWAFMKAWSPYQNMRQGPDVPAAFYYLSTLDDRVHPGHARKAAAKHEAWGQTFYYREATEGGHSVGSDKEEDAARAALLLAYLNREIGSGVE; this comes from the coding sequence ATGGTCGCACGTTTTGCGCTGGCCGCTTCGCTTGCCTTTGCCGCTGCCCCGCTGGAGGCGCAGGAAACCGATGCGGACGATCCGTATATCTGGCTGGAGGAAATCCAGGGCGAAGATGCGCTCGCCAAGGTCCGCGAATGGAACGCCGATACCGAAGCGGTGCTGGCCGCGCAGCCGGAGTACCCGGTCGCCAAGGCCTGGGCGAAGCAGATCCTCGAAGACACCCGCCAGATCGCCATGCCCTCGGCGATCATGGGCGATCAGGTCACGAACCTGTGGCGCGATGCGGACAATCCGCGCGGGCTCTGGCGGATCGCGAGCCTTGAAAGCTACCAGGCCGACGCGCCCGAATGGCGCACTCTGATCGACGTCGACCAGCTTGGCGAGGACGAAGGCGTGAGCTGGGTATGGCACGGAGCCAATTGCCTTGCGCCCGAATACACCCGCTGCCTCGTTTCGCTCAGCCCGGGCGGCACCGATGCCGATGTCGTGCGCGAATTCGACATGACGACGGGCGGTTTCGTCGAGGGCGGCTTTACCCTGCCGGAAGCGAAGTCGAACGTCGCCTGGTACGATGCGGACACGCTGTTCGTAGGCACCGACGAAGGCGAAGGATCGCTCACCGATTCCGGCTACCCGCGCCTCGTGAAGCTGTGGCAACGCGGCACGCAATTCTCCGAAGCGCGTCTGATTGCCGAGGGCGAGCAGGCCGATATCAGCATGAGCGGCTTCTCGATCCTCGATGGCGAGACTCGCTGGCGCTTCGTGCGGCGCGGCCCGACCTTCTGGACCAGCGAATACAGCCTTGTCGCCGAAGACGGCTCGCTCATTTCGCTCCCGCTGCCTTCGGACGCAGGCTTCGAGGCCGTGCTCGATGGCCATGTGATCGCCAAGATGAACTCGCTGCAGGTGTCGAGCGCCGGGTGGAGCGCGCCGGTGGGTGCGCTGGTCGCCTGGTCGCTTGAGGATATCGCGGCCGGCCGCAGCGCCGCCCCGACCGTGATCTTCGAGCCGAGCGAAACGCAGGCCGTCGAAGACGTCGCAGCGTCGGAAACCAAGCTCTGGGTCACCGTGCTCGACGATGTGTCGGGCAAGCTGATCGAACTGACACCGAGCGCCGAGGGCTGGACCCAGCGCGCCATGGAACTGCCCGCCAACAGCACGATCCAGATCGCAGAGACCAGCGGCAAGGGCGACACCGCCTTCGTCACGGTCGAGAACATGCTGACCCCACCCACGCTCTACGCCGTGCCGAGCGAAGGCGAAGCCGTCGCGGTGGCGAGCGAGCCGGCGCAATTCGACGCGAGCAAGTTCGCAGTCGAACAGGAGTTCGCCATCTCCAAGGACGGCACGCGCGTGCCCTATTACCTCGTGCGGCCCAAGGACGCCGAAGGCCCGCTGCCGACGCTGATCCACGCCTATGGCGGTTTCCGCGCGGCGCAGACGCCCAAGTACCTGACCGCCGAACCCTATCGCAGCGGTCCGCTCGGCCTGTTCTGGGTGGAAAGCGGCAACGCCTATGTCCTCGCCAACATCCGCGGCGGCGGCGAGTACGGACCGCGCTGGCACGAAGACGCGCTGCGCGAAAAGCGCCAGAACAGCTTCGATGATTTCCACGCCGTGGCCGACGATCTCGTTGCCAACCGGCTCGCCACTCCCGGCCGGATTGCGGCCAGCGGACGCTCGAACGGCGGCGTGCTCGTCGGTGCGGTCGCCAACCAGCGGCCGGACCTTTATGGCGCGATCATTTCGGGCAGCCCGCTCATTGACATGCGGCGCTACAACAAGCTGCTCGCGGGCGCTTCGTGGATGGCCGAATACGGCAACCCGGACGTGGCCGAAGACTGGGCCTTCATGAAGGCCTGGTCGCCCTACCAGAACATGCGGCAGGGCCCGGACGTGCCCGCAGCCTTCTACTACCTCTCGACGCTGGACGACCGCGTACATCCGGGCCACGCCCGCAAGGCGGCGGCGAAGCACGAAGCCTGGGGCCAGACCTTCTACTACCGCGAGGCGACCGAAGGTGGCCACTCGGTCGGGTCGGACAAGGAAGAGGACGCGGCGCGCGCGGCCCTGCTGCTGGCCTATCTCAACCGCGAGATCGGCTCAGGAGTGGAGTAA
- a CDS encoding glycerol kinase — protein MADCILVLDAGTTSTRAMVFAADGSMEAVAQEELTQHYPKPGWVEHDAGEIWEKTLACARTVVGEDAGRIAAIGITNQRETVVAWDRDTGEPLARAMVWQDRRTADFCAGMKDYGHEPQVQKRTGLLLDPYFSGTKMRWLLDNDEAVRSASQDGRLAFGTVESWLVYKLSGGAHLSDASNASRTLLLALDGAQFDEDLCELFGVPRDSLPQVVDTHGQLATCDAQWLGAPIAICGLAGDQQSATIGQGCLSFGETKATYGTGAFVLTNKGQEIPHSDNRLLGTVLYQEGGTRTYAIEGACFVAGSLVQYLRDQLGLIGSAAETEDLARSIEDSGEVVIVPALAGLGAPHWKPDARGVISGLSFASGRAQIARAALEAMAHQTHDLASAFAADGAPWSRLRIDGGMSANDWMAQDLANILDLEVERPDFIETTALGAAILAAVGCGLHPDLESAAAAMRGGASSFAPDMTTDVRDARLARYARALAAA, from the coding sequence ATGGCCGATTGCATCCTCGTCCTCGACGCCGGGACAACTTCGACACGCGCGATGGTCTTCGCCGCCGACGGGTCGATGGAGGCCGTGGCGCAGGAGGAGCTTACGCAGCACTATCCGAAGCCGGGCTGGGTCGAGCATGACGCCGGCGAGATCTGGGAGAAGACGCTGGCCTGCGCCCGAACGGTCGTGGGCGAAGATGCCGGTCGCATTGCCGCCATCGGCATCACCAACCAGCGCGAAACCGTGGTGGCCTGGGACCGGGACACAGGCGAGCCGCTGGCGCGCGCGATGGTCTGGCAGGATCGCCGCACCGCCGATTTCTGCGCAGGCATGAAGGACTATGGCCACGAACCGCAGGTGCAGAAGCGCACCGGCTTGCTGCTCGATCCCTATTTCTCCGGCACCAAGATGCGCTGGCTGCTCGATAATGACGAGGCAGTGCGAAGCGCCTCGCAGGATGGGCGGCTGGCCTTTGGGACGGTTGAGAGCTGGCTGGTCTACAAGCTGTCGGGCGGCGCGCACCTCAGCGATGCGAGCAACGCCAGCCGCACGCTCCTGCTCGCGCTCGATGGCGCGCAGTTCGACGAGGATTTGTGCGAGTTGTTCGGCGTGCCGCGCGATAGCCTGCCGCAAGTGGTCGACACGCATGGGCAGCTTGCCACTTGTGATGCGCAATGGCTCGGGGCGCCGATCGCCATCTGCGGCCTTGCGGGCGACCAGCAGTCCGCCACGATCGGGCAGGGCTGCCTGTCCTTCGGCGAAACCAAGGCAACCTACGGCACCGGCGCCTTCGTGCTGACCAACAAGGGGCAGGAGATCCCGCATTCGGACAACCGGCTGCTCGGAACCGTGCTCTACCAGGAAGGCGGTACGCGGACCTATGCGATCGAGGGTGCCTGCTTCGTGGCGGGCAGCCTGGTGCAGTACCTGCGCGACCAGCTTGGCCTGATCGGCAGCGCCGCCGAGACCGAAGACCTCGCCCGCAGCATCGAGGATAGCGGTGAGGTGGTCATTGTCCCAGCGCTTGCAGGGCTGGGCGCGCCGCATTGGAAACCCGATGCGCGCGGCGTGATTTCCGGCCTCAGCTTCGCAAGCGGACGGGCGCAGATCGCCCGCGCAGCGCTGGAGGCGATGGCGCACCAGACACACGACCTCGCCAGTGCTTTTGCCGCCGATGGTGCGCCCTGGTCGCGCCTGAGGATCGATGGTGGGATGAGCGCGAACGACTGGATGGCGCAGGACCTTGCCAACATTCTCGACCTCGAGGTCGAACGGCCCGACTTTATCGAGACAACGGCGCTTGGCGCTGCGATCCTTGCCGCGGTCGGGTGCGGATTGCATCCCGACCTCGAAAGCGCGGCAGCGGCTATGCGCGGCGGCGCGAGCAGCTTTGCTCCGGATATGACAACCGATGTGCGCGACGCGCGGCTGGCGCGCTACGCGAGGGCGCTGGCAGCGGCCTGA
- a CDS encoding DUF2254 domain-containing protein → MTADIRFFWARLNANYWFYPALFSIIAAALAFGMVGLDRAGFAEVLNDVDWIVPARPKGASDMLTVMAGSMIGVASTVFSITIAAVAYASGNYGPRLLTNFMEDRGNQLSLATFIGSFVYALIVLRAVRAEDETPATGADAAATALPGFTPQLSLLVAYALMGLCVAVLVFFLNHIPSSIRINKVLKGIGDRLLEAIRETYPVEDEFSDAVEPVGGKPLLAWGTGYVQMIDFEDLEGIARDCGCTFSLRVRTGDFVHRDMPLMDIDGCEPDDIEKKVRGGFTLGSTRTPEQDPQFLIDELVEIGLRALSPGINDPFTAITALHWLGAATAEIGRRDLRKDVCGEDADDCPVIPVADNFDHYVKRGFGAIRSAVASSPIAAEVMLDTLANAAVPIKDERRQKLLKVEAERLADQARLILVGPDLEQFEDHLTAFNKSFW, encoded by the coding sequence TTGACCGCCGACATCCGCTTCTTCTGGGCGCGCCTCAACGCCAATTACTGGTTCTACCCGGCGCTGTTTTCGATCATCGCAGCGGCGCTGGCCTTCGGCATGGTCGGCCTCGACCGCGCGGGCTTTGCCGAAGTCCTCAACGACGTCGACTGGATTGTCCCTGCACGGCCCAAGGGTGCATCGGACATGCTGACGGTGATGGCCGGCAGCATGATCGGCGTCGCCTCTACCGTGTTCTCGATCACCATTGCCGCCGTCGCTTACGCAAGCGGCAATTACGGGCCGCGGCTGCTCACCAATTTCATGGAGGATCGCGGCAACCAGCTCAGTCTTGCGACCTTCATCGGCAGCTTCGTCTACGCGCTGATCGTGCTGCGCGCCGTGCGGGCCGAGGACGAGACACCTGCCACAGGTGCCGACGCCGCGGCAACCGCCCTGCCCGGCTTTACGCCGCAGCTGTCCCTGCTGGTCGCCTACGCGCTGATGGGTCTGTGCGTCGCGGTGCTCGTCTTCTTCCTCAACCACATCCCCTCCAGCATCCGGATCAACAAGGTGCTCAAGGGCATCGGGGATCGGCTGCTTGAGGCCATCCGCGAAACCTATCCGGTAGAAGACGAATTTTCCGACGCTGTCGAACCGGTCGGAGGAAAGCCGCTGCTCGCCTGGGGCACGGGCTATGTGCAGATGATCGACTTCGAGGACCTCGAGGGAATCGCGCGGGACTGCGGATGCACCTTTTCCCTTCGCGTGCGCACGGGCGATTTCGTCCACCGCGACATGCCGCTGATGGACATCGACGGCTGCGAGCCCGATGACATCGAGAAGAAGGTGCGCGGCGGCTTCACCCTCGGCTCGACACGCACGCCCGAACAGGACCCGCAGTTCCTGATCGACGAACTGGTGGAGATCGGCCTTCGCGCGCTGTCGCCGGGGATCAACGATCCCTTCACCGCGATAACCGCGCTGCACTGGCTCGGCGCCGCCACCGCCGAGATCGGTCGGCGCGACCTGCGCAAGGACGTGTGCGGCGAGGATGCAGACGACTGCCCCGTCATTCCCGTTGCCGACAATTTCGACCATTATGTGAAGCGCGGGTTCGGCGCGATCCGCAGCGCGGTGGCGAGTTCGCCGATCGCCGCCGAAGTCATGCTCGACACGCTCGCCAACGCCGCCGTGCCGATCAAGGACGAACGGCGCCAGAAATTGCTTAAAGTCGAAGCAGAACGCCTCGCAGACCAGGCGCGGCTGATCCTAGTCGGCCCGGACCTCGAACAGTTCGAGGACCACCTCACCGCCTTCAACAAGTCCTTCTGGTGA